A DNA window from Hydra vulgaris chromosome 13, alternate assembly HydraT2T_AEP contains the following coding sequences:
- the LOC124816032 gene encoding beta-2 adrenergic receptor isoform X2 encodes MNNTITLNIEEPFKSILIFSLCLLSVFVVAINGISLIVIKESLKTSTTPSMYFIINLLIVDIVQGIFVIPIYAIKKLNNQNRFWDGVICNSFRFLYMTTYYLSIFSVLFIAADRYIASTYIFKYKTLVKVEKVRLFIIASWIYVITLCTIPFYLRNSYKVNVARNIDYCLYRQNSLWTTAMLLINCFVPYFIIMYLYKCIYKNFLNSQKESNIRTVRSQQSFTQLKEQSKVDSTFNKNKKISEQTKSILKVSILISICYAICWTPSVIYYVLNKFCPEKCFTTTYINSVNQTYLEFAIKYLGFLNSLAAPMIYCFSLKRFRFQFLNLIQTYLNEKRLPNI; translated from the coding sequence ATGAATAAcacaataactttaaatatagaAGAACCTTTCaaatcaattttgattttttctcttTGCTTGCTTTCAGTATTTGTTGTAGCAATTAATGGTATAAgcttaattgttataaaagaatCACTAAAAACGTCGACTACTCCTTCgatgtattttattatcaatttattgATAGTGGATATAGTACAAGGAATTTTTGTAATTCCAATTTAcgctataaaaaaacttaataaccaAAACAGATTTTGGGATGGTGTCATTTGCAATTCTTTTCGGTTTTTATACATGACAACATActatttgtcaatattttcCGTTTTATTTATAGCTGCCGATAGGTACATTGCTAgcacatatatttttaaatataaaacattggttaaagttgaaaaagtaaGATTATTTATAATTGCTTCTTGGATTTATGTTATAACACTTTGCACCATCCCATTTTATCTCCGCAATTCATATAAAGTAAACGTAGCTCGAAACATTGATTATTGTTTGTATCGTCAAAATAGTTTGTGGACAACAGCAATGCTTTTAATTAACTGTTTTGTGCCGTATTTcataataatgtatttatataaatgtatttataaaaattttctaaattctcAAAAAGAATCTAATATTAGAACAGTTCGATCCCAGCAGAGTTTTACACAACTTAAAGAACAATCGAAAGTTGActcaacatttaataaaaataaaaaaatatcagaacaAACAAAAAGCATTCTAAAAGTTTCTATTTTGATATCAATTTGCTATGCCATTTGTTGGACGCCATCGGTTATTTATTATgtgctaaataaattttgtcCTGAGAAATGTTTTACAACAACTTATATAAACTCAGTTAACCAAACCTATTTAGAATTTGCTATAAAATACCTGGGATTTTTAAATTCTCTTGCTGCACCGATGATCTACTGTTTTTCCCTAAAAAGATTTAGATTTCAGTTTCTTAATTTaatacaaacttatttaaatgaGAAACGGTTACCTaatatttaa